A stretch of Procambarus clarkii isolate CNS0578487 chromosome 80, FALCON_Pclarkii_2.0, whole genome shotgun sequence DNA encodes these proteins:
- the LOC138357781 gene encoding GPI ethanolamine phosphate transferase 3-like isoform X1 — translation MADLKSLQVFILILCLSELMIIGLLIFSHGFLLTRQVILANSTCEDFKEEAAPTETKDDKVAKSIKGEKEECKMPATFKRAIVLLIDALRYDFAAYNHTLKDEDALPYQNQMPVFRNLLHSKPEQAHLAPFIADAPTTTMQRLKGLTTGSLPTFIDASHNFASEEISEDNIVDQLVSHGKRLTILGDDTWEGLFPGRFKRSFLYPSFNVMDLHTVDNGVLSHLEQEMARNDWDVLIGHFLGVDHCGHRYGPNHPEMAAKLKQMNDIIKKVADGTQNDTLLIIFGDHGMTKTGDHGGDSHDETEAALFLYSPALSIVSPESEHGRALPIAQVDLVPSLALALGVPIPYSNLGKVMENILVTQGQSNVEAEQRQVVALAQNVKQVSRYLKDYKALGNVFPHDLWQRIELLQNKMLLGFENLSLREQKSVYSQYLTLAKMMCEEVWAKFSVSEICSGLILMLNSLVLASVVSHCKFILKNKIPVVKRVLFLTVLVNGLFVLIPYSNISVLGCAASVLITLWMYFHREVLSTAHLKFSTSDICSLLLVLFLCLGSFSNSYVVVENYVVAFILLSCLIIQLIMPLFIKNKKRGFNVFSGKNFKLVLNSYSVLCVFILSVVFFSVRLSAWFWKCREEQTWCTPSQVHITMTGLPQESRNWRYFTSLFALTLLVWLPRRWLLMCGNMNGSRVGIILYNSIPVVCGVLIAAHWALQAAPTLQNSNLNKYVVFPSRITYALTLMYVAALYIVPLFIYEVPPSKNKTSIQSVMDNPSALIPQLCKTLVAKYNMGNKKSCNIPIVYGLATAVSAPLVAVLTVVWVVLAMVAGDGLTPAMVLLFVSAIACLLIQALTLWQTADKLSVIMKPSWSCTCVWFILSIHGFYSTGHHPTFPTLHWSAAFVGFAGEWRGTNLIPALLVGLNTFSSQILFGFALPLVVLAPLALGVIFPKLRGNRLESEDIKRGEFLLVDEPDQAEDALIFVGLSYTLLHAVKLFCSALAAFILRRHLMVWKIFAPHFIFEGVGFIVTIISVLTGIWFTQRVLRVLTSWSETLYHKIS, via the exons ATGGCAGACCTTAAAAGCTTACAAGTTTTCATCTTAATTTTGTGTTTAAGTGAGCTTATGATAATTGGCTTGCTCATATTTAGCCATGGTTTTCTTCTGACTAGACAAGTTATTCTTGCGAATTCTACCTGTGAGGATTTTAAAGAGGAAGCAGCACCAACTGAAACTAAAGACGATAAAGTGGCAAAAAGTATCAAGGGAGAAAAAGAGGAATGTAAGATGCCTGCCACATTCAAAAGAGCCATTGTACTTTTAATAGATGCACTGAGATATGATTTTGCGGCCTACAATCACACTCTAAAGGATGAGGATGCCTTACCTTATCAAAACCAAATGCCAGTATTCAGAAATCTTCTCCACTCTAAACCAGAGCAAGCCCATCTTGCCCCGTTCATTGCTGATGCTCCGACAACCACCATGCAGCGACTCAAGGGCCTCACTACCGGCAGCCTACCTACCTTCATTGACGCCAGTCACAATTTTGCAAG TGAGGAAATATCAGAAGACAACATAGTAGACCAGCTGGTGAGCCATGGGAAGCGTTTAACTATTCTTGGAGATGACACGTGGGAAGGGTTATTCCCAGGCAG GTTCAAGCGCTCATTTCTGTACCCTTCTTTCAATGTAATGGATCTTCACACTGTTGATAATGGTGTACTGAGTCATCTGGAGCAAGAAATGGCAAGAAATGATTGGGATGTTCTCATTGGTCACTTTCTTGGAGTTGATCATTGTGGCCATCGTTATGGTCCAAATCATCCAGAAATGGCAGCCAAACTGAAGCAGATGAATGATATAATAAA GAAAGTGGCTGATGGTACTCAAAATGACACACTTCTCATTATTTTTGGTGATCATGGAATGACCAAAACAGGAGACCATGGCGGAGACTCTcacgatgaaactgaggctgcgcTGTTCTTATATAGTCCAGCACTTAGCATAGTGTCCCCTGAGTCTGAGCATGGGCGTGCATTGCCAATTGCTCAAGTGGACCTGgttccctcacttgctctggcacTTGGGGTGCCAATACCTTATTCTAATTTGGGTAAAGTTATGGAGAATATTTTGGTTACTCAAGGACAAAGTAATGTAGAAGCTGAACAGCGGCAGGTGGTTGCTTTGGCACAGAATGTTAAGCAAGTTAGCAGATATTTGAAAGATTATAAGGCTTTAGGAAATGTATTCCCACATGACCTGTGGCAGAGAATAGAATTGCTTCAGAACAAAATGTTGCTTGGATTTGAAAACCTCTCACTAAGAGAACAGAAGAGTGTTTACAGCCAGTATCTGACCCTTGCCAAAATGATGTGTGAGGAAGTGTGGGCAAAGTTCAGTGTATCAGAAATATGCAGTGGCCTTATTCTTATGTTAAATAGTTTAGTACTGGCATCAGTTGTGTCCCACTGTAAGTTTATCCTCAAGAACAAGATTCCTGTTGTGAAGAGGGTTTTGTTTCTCACCGTTTTAGTTAACGGTCTTTTTGTTCTCATTCCTTattccaatatttcggtacttggCTGCGCTGCCAGTGTACTGATAACATTGTGGATGTATTTTCATAGAGAAGTTTTGAGCACAGCTCATCTTAAGTTTAGCACAAGTGACATATGTTCACTCTTGTTGGTGCTTTTCTTATGTCTTGGAAGTTTCTCCAATAGTTATGTTGTTGTGGAAAATTATGTAGTAGCATTTATTCTGCTTTCTTGTTTAATAATTCAACTTATCATGCCACTTTTCATAAAGAATAAGAAAAGAGGCTTCAATGTATTTTCAGGGAAGAATTTCAAATTGGTACTGAATTCTTAttctgttttgtgtgtcttcatcTTGTCAGTAGTATTTTTCTCTGTGCGTTTAAGCGCATGGTTCTGGAAGTGTCGAGAGGAGCAGACGTGGTGCACTCCAAGCCAGGTACACATAACAATGACAGGGCTGCCACAAGAGTCACGTAACTGGCGATATTTTACCAGCCTGTTTGCCTTAACTTTACTTGTGTGGTTACCTCGGCGTTGGCTCTTGATGTGTGGTAACATGAATGGCTCTAGGGTAGGAATCATATTGTACAATTCTATTCCGGTTGTTTGTGGGGTGCTTATAGCAGCTCACTGGGCTCTACAAGCAGCACCCACTCTGCAGAACTCGAATCTCAATAAATATGTAGTATTTCCTTCACGTATAACATACGCCCTTACTCTGATGTATGTGGCAGCGTTATATATTGTACCTTTATTCATTTATGAAGTGCCACCCTCAAAAAATAAAACAAGTATTCAGTCAGTGATGGACAACCCAAGTGCTTTAATACCACAGCTTTGTAAAACTTTAGTGGCAAAGTACAATATGGGTAATAAGAAAAGTTGTAATATTCCCATAGTGTATGGGTTAGCCACAGCTGTGTCTGCCCCACTAGTGGCAGTGTTGACGGTGGTATGGGTGGTGTTAGCGATGGTGGCTGGCGACGGCCTCACTCCTGCCATGGTGCTCCTGTTTGTCTCTGCCATAGCGTGTCTTCTCATCCAAGCTCTTACCTTATGGCAGACTGCAGACAAATTAA GTGTCATTATGAAGCCTTCATGGTCTTGTACGTGTGTGTGGTTCATCTTGAGTATCCATGGCTTCTACAGCACTGGACATCATCCCACATTCCCGACCTTGCACTGGTCAGCAGCGTTTGTCGGGTTCGCAGGTGAATGGAGGGGTACCAACCTTATACCTGCACTCCTAGTTGGATTAAACACCTTTTCTTCACAAATATTATTTGGCTTTGCTCTACCACTTGTTGTATTGGCGCCACTAGCTCTTGGAGTAATATTTCCAAAGCTGCGAGGAAACAG
- the LOC138357781 gene encoding GPI ethanolamine phosphate transferase 3-like isoform X2, which translates to MADLKSLQVFILILCLSELMIIGLLIFSHGFLLTRQVILANSTCEDFKEEAAPTETKDDKVAKSIKGEKEECKMPATFKRAIVLLIDALRYDFAAYNHTLKDEDALPYQNQMPVFRNLLHSKPEQAHLAPFIADAPTTTMQRLKGLTTGSLPTFIDASHNFASEEISEDNIVDQLVSHGKRLTILGDDTWEGLFPGRFKRSFLYPSFNVMDLHTVDNGVLSHLEQEMARNDWDVLIGHFLGVDHCGHRYGPNHPEMAAKLKQMNDIIKKVADGTQNDTLLIIFGDHGMTKTGDHGGDSHDETEAALFLYSPALSIVSPESEHGRALPIAQVDLVPSLALALGVPIPYSNLGKVMENILVTQGQSNVEAEQRQVVALAQNVKQVSRYLKDYKALGNVFPHDLWQRIELLQNKMLLGFENLSLREQKSVYSQYLTLAKMMCEEVWAKFSVSEICSGLILMLNSLVLASVVSHCKFILKNKIPVVKRVLFLTVLVNGLFVLIPYSNISVLGCAASVLITLWMYFHREVLSTAHLKFSTSDICSLLLVLFLCLGSFSNSYVVVENYVVAFILLSCLIIQLIMPLFIKNKKRGFNVFSGKNFKLVLNSYSVLCVFILSVVFFSVRLSAWFWKCREEQTWCTPSQVHITMTGLPQESRNWRYFTSLFALTLLVWLPRRWLLMCGNMNGSRVGIILYNSIPVVCGVLIAAHWALQAAPTLQNSNLNKYVVFPSRITYALTLMYVAALYIVPLFIYEVPPSKNKTSIQSVMDNPSALIPQLCKTLVAKYNMGNKKSCNIPIVYGLATAVSAPLVAVLTVVWVVLAMVAGDGLTPAMVLLFVSAIACLLIQALTLWQTADKLKNDLSTPRRTGVWEPEARASSMVAHSGLTQSAALGHSGNFFQDCCLSLEVPRVHFIQNLP; encoded by the exons ATGGCAGACCTTAAAAGCTTACAAGTTTTCATCTTAATTTTGTGTTTAAGTGAGCTTATGATAATTGGCTTGCTCATATTTAGCCATGGTTTTCTTCTGACTAGACAAGTTATTCTTGCGAATTCTACCTGTGAGGATTTTAAAGAGGAAGCAGCACCAACTGAAACTAAAGACGATAAAGTGGCAAAAAGTATCAAGGGAGAAAAAGAGGAATGTAAGATGCCTGCCACATTCAAAAGAGCCATTGTACTTTTAATAGATGCACTGAGATATGATTTTGCGGCCTACAATCACACTCTAAAGGATGAGGATGCCTTACCTTATCAAAACCAAATGCCAGTATTCAGAAATCTTCTCCACTCTAAACCAGAGCAAGCCCATCTTGCCCCGTTCATTGCTGATGCTCCGACAACCACCATGCAGCGACTCAAGGGCCTCACTACCGGCAGCCTACCTACCTTCATTGACGCCAGTCACAATTTTGCAAG TGAGGAAATATCAGAAGACAACATAGTAGACCAGCTGGTGAGCCATGGGAAGCGTTTAACTATTCTTGGAGATGACACGTGGGAAGGGTTATTCCCAGGCAG GTTCAAGCGCTCATTTCTGTACCCTTCTTTCAATGTAATGGATCTTCACACTGTTGATAATGGTGTACTGAGTCATCTGGAGCAAGAAATGGCAAGAAATGATTGGGATGTTCTCATTGGTCACTTTCTTGGAGTTGATCATTGTGGCCATCGTTATGGTCCAAATCATCCAGAAATGGCAGCCAAACTGAAGCAGATGAATGATATAATAAA GAAAGTGGCTGATGGTACTCAAAATGACACACTTCTCATTATTTTTGGTGATCATGGAATGACCAAAACAGGAGACCATGGCGGAGACTCTcacgatgaaactgaggctgcgcTGTTCTTATATAGTCCAGCACTTAGCATAGTGTCCCCTGAGTCTGAGCATGGGCGTGCATTGCCAATTGCTCAAGTGGACCTGgttccctcacttgctctggcacTTGGGGTGCCAATACCTTATTCTAATTTGGGTAAAGTTATGGAGAATATTTTGGTTACTCAAGGACAAAGTAATGTAGAAGCTGAACAGCGGCAGGTGGTTGCTTTGGCACAGAATGTTAAGCAAGTTAGCAGATATTTGAAAGATTATAAGGCTTTAGGAAATGTATTCCCACATGACCTGTGGCAGAGAATAGAATTGCTTCAGAACAAAATGTTGCTTGGATTTGAAAACCTCTCACTAAGAGAACAGAAGAGTGTTTACAGCCAGTATCTGACCCTTGCCAAAATGATGTGTGAGGAAGTGTGGGCAAAGTTCAGTGTATCAGAAATATGCAGTGGCCTTATTCTTATGTTAAATAGTTTAGTACTGGCATCAGTTGTGTCCCACTGTAAGTTTATCCTCAAGAACAAGATTCCTGTTGTGAAGAGGGTTTTGTTTCTCACCGTTTTAGTTAACGGTCTTTTTGTTCTCATTCCTTattccaatatttcggtacttggCTGCGCTGCCAGTGTACTGATAACATTGTGGATGTATTTTCATAGAGAAGTTTTGAGCACAGCTCATCTTAAGTTTAGCACAAGTGACATATGTTCACTCTTGTTGGTGCTTTTCTTATGTCTTGGAAGTTTCTCCAATAGTTATGTTGTTGTGGAAAATTATGTAGTAGCATTTATTCTGCTTTCTTGTTTAATAATTCAACTTATCATGCCACTTTTCATAAAGAATAAGAAAAGAGGCTTCAATGTATTTTCAGGGAAGAATTTCAAATTGGTACTGAATTCTTAttctgttttgtgtgtcttcatcTTGTCAGTAGTATTTTTCTCTGTGCGTTTAAGCGCATGGTTCTGGAAGTGTCGAGAGGAGCAGACGTGGTGCACTCCAAGCCAGGTACACATAACAATGACAGGGCTGCCACAAGAGTCACGTAACTGGCGATATTTTACCAGCCTGTTTGCCTTAACTTTACTTGTGTGGTTACCTCGGCGTTGGCTCTTGATGTGTGGTAACATGAATGGCTCTAGGGTAGGAATCATATTGTACAATTCTATTCCGGTTGTTTGTGGGGTGCTTATAGCAGCTCACTGGGCTCTACAAGCAGCACCCACTCTGCAGAACTCGAATCTCAATAAATATGTAGTATTTCCTTCACGTATAACATACGCCCTTACTCTGATGTATGTGGCAGCGTTATATATTGTACCTTTATTCATTTATGAAGTGCCACCCTCAAAAAATAAAACAAGTATTCAGTCAGTGATGGACAACCCAAGTGCTTTAATACCACAGCTTTGTAAAACTTTAGTGGCAAAGTACAATATGGGTAATAAGAAAAGTTGTAATATTCCCATAGTGTATGGGTTAGCCACAGCTGTGTCTGCCCCACTAGTGGCAGTGTTGACGGTGGTATGGGTGGTGTTAGCGATGGTGGCTGGCGACGGCCTCACTCCTGCCATGGTGCTCCTGTTTGTCTCTGCCATAGCGTGTCTTCTCATCCAAGCTCTTACCTTATGGCAGACTGCAGACAAATTAA agaacgatctttcaacaccgcgtcggacaggtgtttgggagccagaggcgcgtgcatcatccatggttgctcactcaggacTAACCCagtcagcagccctagggcattctgggaattttttccaagattgctgcctctcactggaggtcccaagAGTCCATTTCATACAAAACCTACCGTGA